ATGTCCACGCTCACCAGCGCCTGCAGGATCGTGTAGTCCTCCCCCCTCGCCGGCGGCCGGAACATGTTCTTCACGCACCCGCCGAAAGAGCACGAagaggacggcggcggctccgACGATGCCTGCTGCTCTGCTTTGGCGCCGGTGGACATTTCGACGTGTGCTGGCTCGCCAGCCACCGTGATGGTTGGCGGCGGGTCGTTGGCGAGGAGGGCGGCGTCCAGTTCGCGCTCGCGGTAAATCTTGTACTCCTGCTTGATGACCACGCAGAGCgggaggaagaggacgatgagCAGCGCTGCGGCGGCGATGGAGTAGGCTCCGTGGGAGAAGGTAAACTGCTTCTGCACGACGATCATGACGAGCAGGTAGCAGGCGAGCGCGATGGAGATGTAGAGGAAGCAGAAGAAGGGGTCGCCGCTGGTCTCCTGcccgccgcggcggcgcgggtaCGGCATGATCCGTATGGTGTGCACGAACACGACGGAGATTGCCGCCGGCAGCCACGCGATCAGGAGGATGAGCGACTTGGTGTCGTCGCCGTAGAAGGCGAGGTAGAGCTGCGTGTAGACGGCGCCGCTGAGGCCGACGAAGCCCTTGAGTATCCCGAGCACGATGCCGCGGCTCTCCGGGAAGTTCTTGACGCAGGTGACGAGCGCGCCGGTGTTGGCGAAGGACTGCGAGTTGGCGCCGATGAAGATGTAGAGGCAGACGAGCCAGACGGGCGGGCGGGCGGTGCGGCCGTCGACGGCGAGGTAGACCATGAGGTAGCCGACGAGGTTCATGGTGGCACCAATGGCGAGCACGACCCATGGCGGCGTGACCTCGTTGAGGAGCCCCGAGAAGACGCCGAGGTTGGCGCCGAGGTCCTTGAAGAAGGAGATGGTGTTGAGCGTCTGCTGGTTGTACCCCAGCGAGGACTTGAGCGTCGTGGAGTAGATGCCGAAGATGTAGGTCGCGCCCGACGCCGTGAGGATGGCGAAGCTCGCGAACACCGTGAACCACCTCCCCACGGCCACCTGCCGGGCGAACCACGGCGTGAAGATCACGCGGAGCGGGCCCTTCGGCGCGGCCGCCGCCACCGgcgacccgccgccgctgccggagACCGCGTCGAACACCATGGCGCCCGGTGTGGAAGGcttccttttccttttctgttGCTGCTTGTTTCAGCCTTTCGGGGGTTGGTTGGTGTTTGGTGCTGTACTAGTACTACTGCTATCTTGGTCGTAATAAGTTTGTAAAAGTAGTATGTTCCTGTGCGTGGTCGTTGGGGTTAATCTGTTCTTGTGCGCTTTGAGTGAAAAGGATTCTTTCACATTGCTTTGGTTGAGTGGGCTGATTGGGGTTTCACACACGTTTAGTACCGGCAGAGACTTAGAGAGAGAATACAGCTTGACAAATGTGCACTCATTTTTCCGGTAAAGGGAAATCACGGCAGACATGCGCCAAGAAGTCGTACTACTCCTACCATAAAGATTCGGAAGGAAAATAAGTCATCACTGCCCCACTGGCCATAACTACTCCGAATTGTAGCTCTATCCCATGGTCTTCACCTTTTCCATTGAAAATTCAGTAATTTCGGTGCATACTGAAATATTCGTCTTTCTGTCAAAATATTTCAGCAATTTTGGTAGTACACACAAATCAAATAATTTTCAAATTACATTTTGATTTTTAGAATATTTTGTTTGATCTCAATCCAATCGAATTTTTTGGTCCTTTGGCCAAAATGATAACAAAATCACTGACAGTCAGTAATTTCAGATGCCGCTGAAATATTTGCAAAACTGAAATTTAAACCATGGTACTACTACTTTCTGAGAATGGCCTTAAACCTAAATATCTACTCCGTATAATTTATTTATTTGCGGTGGATCGAGCGTACAAGTAAGAGGCGTGTCCATGATTGATAGCAACAAGCACGAGCTAATAGATGAGAGAGAAAGAGAGCAATGTGTGATTGGAAAGAAGTGGTGCGGCACTAGTGTACAGGAGGAACGCGACGCGCGCGTATCATCGTCTCGATCGGCACGCCCGCCGTGGCGTATGTGTGGACCGGGAGACCCGCCGGCTCGCTGAGGTTGATTAGTCTAGACGACTCACTTGATTAAGCCAGCGAGTAATGTAAGCACCGCGAAAGCTTGATGTACGACATGACTAGTACTAGTGCTCCTTCATTTTGGGAGCAGTTCCGTTCATCCCACAGTTGAAATATCTCTCCACCGATTCTTGCTGTGCTTAGTTATGTTTGCTGGACGCCTTACCCACCAAACAGCAAGGTTTGCATCATCATTTAAACTGTAGCACATGGCTTGTCGGTTTTAAATACTAGCAAGGTCAGTTACATTCGAGCCCCTGGTTGTGTGTTACTAGctccgtcctagtttattggtcTCTTTCGTATTTTGTATCAAATCTTGATCAGAGATTTCACTAACAAAATATTAATGTATGTCACAAAAAATATATCATTGAATTTGTATTTACAcatagtttcaattttttttaatgaTATGCATTAATAGTTTGGTAGTTAAATTTAAAATCAAAATTTGGCATAAAGTACGAAGGAAACCAATAaatcaggacggaggtagtaacGGTTTGATATGCCCCTAGTctctaaataaaataaaatattggTCCTGCCCAAGCCACTTATGATTTGCTCCTCTTATGATAGTTCCGGCCAATCGGCACCGTCGAATAACAAAGCACGCCAagacccccccccctctccccgCCCTGGTGACCTGTGAGACTCTTTGTAGTAACAATTTTGAGGAACaatttgtctaattcacatctagatgttttttttaaaatgtcacatctaagctcccacaaatatataatgcagcaacaagaaacaaaaaaaaaatagaccacaaacagaaTGGACAtcagcttagatgtgacataactatgttaCATCTAGATGTGACTTAGACAGACCTTTGGGGAATCTCTCATCCCTCCTTCGTTTGGGGAAAAAGCAATTCATTAATTAGGTGATAATAGTTTGACAATAATCCGATGTAATAATACATATCTCTTCTCATACGTTTGCAAGCCAACACGTCGTTCGGTGTTGTCCACGCACAAGTGTTGGCATGGCATGCCCGGCTTTGTTCTGCGTACGGCTGATTTTCCGGACTTCAGCTTTCCATTCCCATACCAGGCCAGCAATGTCAACAACGTGTTACATGTTTCTGGGCCAATCTCCTGCTCTAGCATTGAACAGTGAGATGATCTCCGCTAGTCGATTTCCACCATCTACGGCGTTTGGGACCAGTGCAAGGCCAGGCTTAGAGCGTCAATAGCTGGACTTGCCAAATTCGATCCCTCAAATGCCCACAGACACTGGCCGGTCATGCCTTAAATTTATTACTCTGTATTTGAGCCTCTCATATTTCAACCCCTAAATCCATATAAAGCATGCAAAAGAAATTCTAAGTACTACATACTACGTGTTACCCTAGCTAGTCTTCGTCGTTGGAGTTGTCCACGACGTCGGTGCCGGGCGCCGGGTGGACGGGCGCGTAGTAGGGCTCCgactccttctcctcctccttgactTCATCCATGTAGGCGAgtatctcctcctcctcctttgcgGCATGCTCCACCTCCATCTCCTGTCGACGACAACGTCTGACCTCCGCATCCGACTCTGAGCGGAGGGAATCGAGGATGGCCTGCTACTCCGCCTGCAGATCCGCATCCCTAAGGCccccacatcctcctcctccttctccggatCCACTGCATCCGGAGGTAGCCCCGCGGCGATCCGGGCTTCGCGCCTTGCCCGAATCTGCTCAAGGAGCTGCAACCGGCGCTCGGAAGAAATGGGTAGCTCCTCACCTGGCGGCGTGGGGACATGGCTACTAGTGGTGGCGGACGGGGAGTAGAAAGTGccggcggcgacggacgggaggATGAAAATGTGGAGGGGTAGGGTATCGGTGCCGGCGATCGGCTTAAATAGCCGGGCTAGGCACTACGTGGAGCGGAGTCACGCGACGACATCGGTCCTACGGAGGAGACGATCTTCGGACCGTCGGGTTTCGGACTGTTTTCATATGGGACCCCAGCGTCAATCCGACGTGGCGGATGCACCCGGGCGCCCCCATTATCTGCCCCATATTTGGTCTGGATATGAGGAATGCCGGTTAATCTGGGCGTTTGAGGCCCGTTTAAGGCGCCCGCCTGGGTCAAATTTTCGTGACCGGGCCGTTTGATCGGGTGTTTGAGGCGGGTTTGGAGCGTCCGGCGTAGACGCTATCAGCCCCTCCTCACGCGCTACTAGCTCAGCCTCGAGAGGTCCGAGACAATTGAAGAGCCATCTACAGGCAGCAAAAATTATTTGCCCTATATGGCCACACAAAAGCATGCGTGCACCCGCCTCCCCATATGCTGCAACATAAGAGCATCTATAGCCACGCCCCCCAAACCAGCCTGGTATGTCCGAGCGGACGGCCCGGTCATGGACCGGACAGAAAAAAGCGACCCATACGGGCACCTCAAACGCCCGAACAGACTGACACCGCACATATCCggcccaaatatggggcggatatgggcGCGTCCGCCACGTCAAACCCGATAGCCCTACCCCACCTCAAATCGCACCAAATCCACCCCTGAACCTACCGAATCCATTTGCTCTCTCCtcttttcttcctcctcctttacGTCCGTCTCGCAGCTCCATCACCGTGCGCGCTCTGCAGCTGTTTCGAGCCTCTACGCCGCCAGCACCGGCACAACACTCCTCTCTCCTGTCCTCGCCGCTGGGGACGTCGTCACCAACTGCTACTTCTTGAgtttgcattggtttttcccttgaagaggaaaggatgatgcagcaaagtagagataagtatttccctcagtttgagaatcaaggt
The Aegilops tauschii subsp. strangulata cultivar AL8/78 chromosome 3, Aet v6.0, whole genome shotgun sequence genome window above contains:
- the LOC109783202 gene encoding protein NUCLEAR FUSION DEFECTIVE 4, which encodes MVFDAVSGSGGGSPVAAAAPKGPLRVIFTPWFARQVAVGRWFTVFASFAILTASGATYIFGIYSTTLKSSLGYNQQTLNTISFFKDLGANLGVFSGLLNEVTPPWVVLAIGATMNLVGYLMVYLAVDGRTARPPVWLVCLYIFIGANSQSFANTGALVTCVKNFPESRGIVLGILKGFVGLSGAVYTQLYLAFYGDDTKSLILLIAWLPAAISVVFVHTIRIMPYPRRRGGQETSGDPFFCFLYISIALACYLLVMIVVQKQFTFSHGAYSIAAAALLIVLFLPLCVVIKQEYKIYRERELDAALLANDPPPTITVAGEPAHVEMSTGAKAEQQASSEPPPSSSCSFGGCVKNMFRPPARGEDYTILQALVSVDMLVLFVATICGVGGTLTAIDNMGQIGQSLGYPAKSINTFVSLISIWNYAGRVTSGFASEVLLERYKLPRTLMLTGVLLLACAGHVLIALGVPQSLYVASVIIGFCFGAQWPLVFAIISEVFGLKYYSTLYNFGGMASPVGSYILNVLVAGRLYDAEADKQPGGGFSAGGGRDKVCLGVECFKRSFLIITAATVFGALVSLVLVWRTWSFYKGDIYARFRDGAGERHDGRLPVGQDRKPEAEESTPVNATAQR